The window tgtactaagtTTAGGGGGTCTGGGCAAACCCTTGTCATCCCCtcgtatatgtatgcatgtatatatgtgtatgtatgtatggggggatatatgtatattttttttatatgtattgggtaggtgggttttttgtatgcatttggggggtgggggaggttgtatatatttcgggggtggggattttttttatgtatttggggagggaagttttttgcattgggggttgagaagttttttggtatatatgttgtggggggaactgtgtgaggggggagggaatgagtgagtgtgggttaattaacggagggagaggagagaaggggtgagtgaggaaaatagggagtaagagtgagatttaggggagagaaatacatgcaaggcaggagagtgagaaggggtgagacggaagggagataaatacatgggaataggggggggaagagaggggtttgtgaagtgtgaaatgggggtggctcgcaataccgccgacacggggggtGGTGCCTgcctaaaatgtttgtcctgggccccacaatttctgttggcggccctggttgtGTGTCAAGATATAAGACATACTCTCAATAATAAACTCAGTGTTTGATACATGGAGTTGTAAATCTTCCTCAAGAAATTGTCTAATCGATTCTAACCCTTTCATTTTAAACTTTGCCATATTATGTAACCCCCTAATTAGATTGTCAATTCTGCAGGACAGATACGCACTGTGCCAGTATATTTGAATAGATTTTTTTGTAGGTTGTGAGACCTTTTAATAGAATAGTATGAGAGATCCTTATAAATATAAAGTTAATGTACAGAGCTTGCAAAACTTCTTCCTCAAGAGCAGTCTATATTTTCTTAGAATACTGTATCTTTTGTACTTTGTCAATCCCTGCACAACTGGATTTAAACTGAAACCTTCCTTCGAAGTTGTCTTAATGATTTCCTGAGGGCTTCTTTGACATCCTTGTTTCTCAGGGTATAAATGAAAGGGTTCAGCAGTGGTATGAACACAGTATACATAAGGGCAAAGAACTTGTCATATTGGCTACCTTTGGGCCTGACATACACAATGCTGGTTGAGCCATAAAATAGAACAACCACAATCAAATGGGAAGAGCATGTGGAGAATGCTTTAAGTCTGTCCTCCGCTCTCTTGATCCTTAAGATGGCAATCAAGATGTGAATGTAAAACCCAATGATAGCCACGAAGGGAGCCACACTAGCAAAGACAGCCGCCAAGCTGGTTATCAACGAGCTTAAGAAGGGGTCAGAGCAAGCCAGGTTCTGCACTGGGGCCAGATCACAGAAGAAATGGTTGACTTGGTTGGGTCCACAAAAGTCCAACCTGGCTGTCAGAACTGTGGGTATAGAAGCAATGACAAAGCCCGTAATCCAAGGGAGCACAGCCACCTTAACATAAAACGCATGATTCATGATAGCTGCATATCGCAAAGGGTTGTTAATAGCCAAATCCCGGTCAAAGGCCATGACTGCAAGAAGATGACATTCTGTCACTCCCAGCGCATTGAAGGCATACATCTGAGTGAAAC is drawn from Ascaphus truei isolate aAscTru1 chromosome 7, aAscTru1.hap1, whole genome shotgun sequence and contains these coding sequences:
- the LOC142499953 gene encoding olfactory receptor 10AG1-like; its protein translation is MEFMSGKKRRKKKRGGDVNTAKRVVRYIKGRESVIEKRCCSKQKEKNAIPLYLFSMEEINKTTVKEFILLAFSSFHQFQILLFTVILLMYIISVSGNTVIILLVKVAASLRTPMYFFIGIFSALEVVFVCVTVPNLLSNLITDHKSISLSGCFTQMYAFNALGVTECHLLAVMAFDRDLAINNPLRYAAIMNHAFYVKVAVLPWITGFVIASIPTVLTARLDFCGPNQVNHFFCDLAPVQNLACSDPFLSSLITSLAAVFASVAPFVAIIGFYIHILIAILRIKRAEDRLKAFSTCSSHLIVVVLFYGSTSIVYVRPKGSQYDKFFALMYTVFIPLLNPFIYTLRNKDVKEALRKSLRQLRRKVSV